The following proteins come from a genomic window of Lolium rigidum isolate FL_2022 chromosome 5, APGP_CSIRO_Lrig_0.1, whole genome shotgun sequence:
- the LOC124655052 gene encoding uncharacterized protein LOC124655052, which yields MPYIPDELKDPTAYPATLAAFEEAEVKYNAKLRRRYRLFSLPREPKVEPSCLVHQRHLLPIREPAKKAVLRAAKSIVRLSSSVDGKPLASCCGLWVDWEEESKTGIVLTTAHLIRSKHPTKNHWEGTDEYDTKSNVIVHLLDGTTADGHYLYHQEHYDLAFFKVRVDEQVELPLFSDSVHCGQDVFRLGRDDHMNLRITHGRVEDRNPVIYERHHYMYFLHQKNDCLSHQKKDNYISHEKNDECDDDGGSVIDLDGKVSGLVNKNLENSFVPSCILDKCVDLWRKFRCCIPRLHLGMKFSSIKFLDPIQIENMWRMYKIEDGLIVKEVSKESHAEKLGICIGDIIERFNGECVSTTVELENMLLDRCRDHLDQGGQLNEKIDVSIQVFHAEERLRRNISLIVDVSDGGEVVKRRTYPITAIEGMSASGQSSQNVAGTTQSNKRWYWKPQTKEEKCCQLS from the exons ATGCCCTACATCCCCGACGAGCTAAAAGATCCGACTGCCTATCCAGCGACACTGGCCGCCTTCGAGGAGGCCGAAGTCAAATACAATGCAAAATTAC GTCGTCGGTACCGCCTATTCAGTCTGCCGCGTGAGCCCAAGGTCGAACCTTCATGCCTGGTTCATCAACGGCATCTTCTCCCGATCCGTGAACCTGCGAAAAAGGCGGTGCTTCGTGCTGCCAAATCTATCGTCAGGCTCTCGTCTTCTGTCG ACGGGAAGCCGCTGGCCAGCTGCTGTGGTCTGTGGGTTGACTGGGAGGAGGAGAGCAAGACAGGCATCGTTTTGACGACCGCGCATCTGATTCGATCAAAGCATCCCACGAAAAACCACTGGGAAGGCACAGACGAGTACGATACTAAATCTAAC GTTATTGTTCACTTGCTGGATGGCACCACTGCAGATGGCCATTACCTCTACCACCAGGAGCATTACGATCTTGCCTTTTTTAAGGTTAGAGTGGATGAACAGGTTGAGTTGCCCCTTTTCAGTGACAGCGTGCATTGTGGCCAAGACGTTTTCAGGCTTGGAAGAGATGACCATATGAATTTAAGGATAACCCATGGTAGGGTGGAAGATCGGAATCCAGTAATTTATGAGAGGCATCACTACATGTACTTTCTCCATCAAAAAAATGATTGTCTTTCCCATCAAAAGAAGGATAATTACATTTCCCATGAAAAAAATGACGAG TGTGATGACGATGGAGGGTCTGTCATTGATTTGGATGGGAAGGTCTCTGGACTGGTTAACAAGAACCTTGAAAATTCTTTTGTACCATCTTGTATCTTGGATAAATGCGTGGATTTGTGGCGCAAGTTTCG GTGCTGCATCCCTCGGCTCCATTTAGGAATGAAATTTAGTTCCATCAAGTTTCTAGACCCAATACAAATTGAGAACATGTGGCGCATGTATAAAATTGAGGATGGCCTTATTGTTAAAGAG GTGTCAAAAGAATCACATGCTGAGAAACTTGGAATCTGCATTGGTGATATTATTGAACGTTTTAATGGAGAATGCGTATCTACTACAGTTGAG TTGGAAAACATGTTGCTGGACAGATGCAGGGACCATTTAGATCAAGGAGGTCaattgaatgagaaaatagatgttTCA ATTCAAGTATTTCACGCGGAGGAACGTCTCCGAAGAAATATAAGTTTGATTGTAGATGTATCAGATGGTGGAGAGGTCGTTAAAAGAA GGACTTACCCCATCACTGCTATAGAAGGCATGTCCGCTTCAGGCCAATCTAGCCAAAATGTGGCAG GCACAACCCAGTCCAACAAAAGATGGTACTGGAAGCCACAAACCAAGGAAGAAAAGTGTTGTCAGCTCAGCTGA